One genomic region from Jiangella sp. DSM 45060 encodes:
- a CDS encoding DUF885 family protein, producing MTELGSIARLADDYLEITSSANPFTASVFGVPGYDDRVPDLGEAAELAAGERLLDLAARAEAIPADGLVGDDRVTRDVLIHSARSEAAPLVDRHLEFTVSGHAGPVAGVLATLAYTSLPTPRSERDYLSRMTGIRGYVDGITVRASAGVASGRVPTRRGVEQTIERVRAYLATPADADLMVAPAAGTGVEDDVRALVTDSIRPAFAALLETLSGPVLAAARPDARSGLLHLPDGGEMYARAVAAHTTTSRTPDELHRLGLDLCAQLREEFSELGEKVFGSSDFDAIVDKLRNDPALRYTSAEDIVADARAAVARAEAALPDWFGRVPSADCVVEPMNAVVAPAAVIGEYMPPAEGRPGQYNVNTYQPRTRTRFEYETLSFHEGVPGHHLQFAAAQELTRLPAFRRYLYIAAFGEGWGLYAERLADEMGLYSDDLFRFGMLSCDAWRACRLVVDTGLHHHGWTRQQAIDFMLANSAVSPPNVVNEVDRYIAWPGQALAYMTGRLEIDALRRSARERLGGRFDIRAFHDAVLGNGAVPLAVLSTEVHRWIGDQASRPGS from the coding sequence ATGACGGAACTCGGCTCGATCGCGCGCCTCGCCGACGACTACCTGGAGATCACCAGCTCCGCCAACCCGTTCACCGCCTCCGTCTTCGGCGTCCCCGGGTACGACGACCGGGTCCCCGACCTCGGCGAGGCGGCCGAGCTGGCCGCCGGCGAGCGGCTGCTGGACCTGGCGGCGCGAGCCGAGGCGATCCCCGCCGACGGGCTCGTCGGCGACGACCGTGTGACGCGGGACGTGCTGATCCACTCGGCCCGCTCGGAGGCGGCTCCGCTGGTCGACCGGCACCTCGAGTTCACCGTCTCCGGGCATGCCGGACCCGTGGCGGGCGTCCTGGCCACCCTGGCGTACACCAGCCTGCCCACCCCGCGGAGCGAACGCGACTACCTGAGCCGGATGACGGGCATCCGGGGGTATGTCGACGGCATCACCGTGCGCGCGTCGGCCGGTGTGGCGTCAGGGCGCGTCCCCACCCGCCGCGGCGTCGAGCAGACGATCGAGCGCGTGCGCGCCTACCTCGCCACGCCCGCCGACGCCGACCTGATGGTGGCGCCCGCCGCGGGCACCGGCGTCGAGGACGACGTCCGCGCCCTCGTCACCGACAGCATCCGCCCGGCGTTCGCGGCGCTGCTGGAGACGCTGTCGGGCCCGGTGCTGGCGGCGGCCCGCCCGGACGCGCGCAGCGGGCTGCTGCATCTGCCGGACGGCGGCGAGATGTACGCGCGCGCCGTCGCGGCACACACCACGACGTCGCGGACGCCGGATGAGCTGCACCGCCTCGGGCTGGACCTGTGCGCGCAGCTGCGCGAGGAGTTCTCCGAGCTGGGGGAGAAGGTGTTCGGCAGCAGCGACTTCGACGCGATCGTCGACAAGCTGCGAAACGACCCGGCCCTGCGCTACACGTCGGCCGAGGACATCGTCGCCGATGCGCGGGCGGCGGTGGCCCGGGCCGAGGCGGCGCTGCCGGACTGGTTCGGCCGTGTCCCGTCGGCGGACTGTGTGGTCGAGCCGATGAACGCGGTGGTCGCGCCCGCGGCGGTGATCGGGGAGTACATGCCGCCGGCCGAGGGGCGGCCAGGCCAGTACAACGTCAACACGTACCAGCCGCGGACCCGAACCCGGTTCGAGTACGAGACGCTGTCGTTCCACGAGGGCGTGCCCGGCCACCACCTGCAGTTCGCCGCCGCCCAGGAACTCACCCGGCTGCCGGCGTTCCGCCGCTACCTCTACATCGCCGCCTTCGGCGAGGGGTGGGGCCTCTACGCCGAGCGGCTGGCCGACGAGATGGGGCTGTACTCGGACGACCTCTTCCGCTTCGGCATGCTGTCGTGCGATGCGTGGCGGGCCTGCCGCCTGGTCGTCGACACCGGCCTGCACCACCACGGCTGGACGCGGCAGCAGGCGATCGACTTCATGCTCGCCAACAGCGCCGTCTCGCCGCCGAACGTCGTCAACGAGGTGGACCGGTACATCGCCTGGCCCGGCCAGGCACTGGCCTACATGACCGGCCGGCTGGAGATCGACGCGCTGCGCCGGTCCGCCCGCGAGCGCCTCGGCGGCCGCTTCGACATCCGCGCCTTTCACGACGCGGTCCTGGGCAACGGCGCCGTCCCGCTGGCCGTCCTGTCCACCGAGGTCCACCGCTGGATCGGCGATCAGGCGTCTCGCCCGGGCAGCTGA
- a CDS encoding DPP IV N-terminal domain-containing protein codes for MTTELAARYARAEALLPHHLKELVHTPRVTPNWIDGTETFWYRTRTATGVRFVVVDAEAGTTRPAFDHERLARALGDVLGEEFDPAALPFFSMDLLHDGVVRVVVGERRIEVALDTYAATVLGPAHPAETPSPDGRWAVGIRDHDLYLRDTATDDVRRLTTDGVEAYDYATMTDSSAALVMQQNLGFTMPPLVVWSPDSTRFVTHRLDQRCVGLMHLLRSAPPGGGRPQPLAYRYAVVGDENVPTTRFIVFEAATGAVTPARCEPILAPLVPAIAYDQLWWSADGATVYFLSSDRGDHTVRLHELDPGTGAVTVLVEETSTSHLLYGPQQQDTNIRVLSTGEVLWWSQRSGYGHLYRYGRDGSVTTLTSGDWSVRHVVSIDEDARRVVFTGAGREPDSDPYLQELYSVSLDGGEITAVTSDGLDHDCAASPSGRFFVDNASRYDVETVSVLRDRSGAVVLELERADASALYAAGWTPPERAVVKAADGVTDLYCAIYRPHDFDPSARYPVVEEIYPGPQISTAPLRFPLSGGVLTGERNAAGFAALGFVVVAVDGRGSALRGQAFQDAARLGDDGYVHDHVAAIQQLARTRPWMDLDRVGIFGHSAGGYASTRCMLRAPEFYQVAVSSAGNHDNRLNHAWWGEKFFGLEDDFDFAGQANETHAGQLAGKLLLVHGEMDDNATPHGTMRLVDALIKANKDFDLLIVPNADHRLMIGTAYWLRRRWDFFVQHLMGAAPPTYRIADIPADPELLASYGG; via the coding sequence CGTCGACGCCGAGGCGGGGACGACGCGGCCGGCGTTCGACCACGAGCGGCTGGCCCGCGCGCTCGGCGACGTCCTGGGCGAGGAGTTCGACCCGGCCGCCCTGCCGTTCTTCTCCATGGATCTGCTGCACGACGGCGTGGTGCGCGTGGTCGTCGGGGAGCGGCGGATCGAGGTCGCCCTCGACACGTACGCGGCGACCGTCCTCGGACCGGCCCATCCGGCCGAGACGCCGTCGCCGGACGGGCGCTGGGCCGTGGGGATACGCGACCACGACCTCTATCTGCGCGACACCGCCACGGACGACGTGCGGCGGCTCACCACCGACGGCGTCGAGGCGTACGACTACGCGACGATGACCGACTCCAGCGCCGCCCTGGTGATGCAGCAGAACCTCGGCTTCACCATGCCTCCGCTGGTGGTCTGGTCGCCGGACTCCACCCGGTTCGTCACGCACCGGCTCGACCAGCGCTGCGTCGGGCTCATGCACCTGCTGCGCTCCGCCCCGCCGGGCGGCGGGCGGCCGCAGCCGCTGGCCTATCGCTACGCCGTCGTGGGCGACGAGAACGTCCCCACGACTCGGTTCATCGTGTTCGAGGCCGCGACGGGCGCCGTGACGCCGGCGAGGTGCGAGCCGATCCTGGCCCCGCTCGTCCCCGCCATCGCCTACGACCAGCTGTGGTGGAGCGCCGACGGCGCGACCGTCTACTTCCTCTCCAGCGACCGTGGCGACCACACCGTCCGCCTGCACGAGCTCGACCCCGGGACCGGTGCGGTCACCGTCCTCGTCGAGGAGACCAGCACGTCGCACCTTCTGTACGGCCCGCAGCAGCAGGACACCAACATCCGGGTCCTGTCCACGGGTGAGGTGCTGTGGTGGTCGCAGCGCAGCGGGTACGGCCACCTCTACCGGTACGGCCGCGACGGCTCCGTCACGACCCTGACCTCCGGTGACTGGTCGGTGCGCCACGTCGTGTCGATCGACGAGGACGCCCGCCGGGTCGTGTTCACCGGCGCCGGGCGCGAGCCGGACTCGGACCCGTACCTGCAGGAGCTGTACTCGGTGTCGCTCGACGGCGGCGAGATCACCGCGGTCACGTCCGACGGCCTCGACCACGATTGCGCCGCGTCGCCGTCGGGACGGTTCTTCGTCGACAACGCCTCGCGGTACGACGTGGAGACCGTGTCGGTGCTGCGCGACCGCTCCGGCGCCGTCGTGCTGGAGCTGGAGCGGGCAGACGCGTCCGCCCTCTACGCGGCCGGCTGGACGCCGCCGGAGCGGGCGGTGGTGAAGGCGGCCGACGGCGTCACCGACCTCTATTGCGCGATCTACCGTCCACACGACTTCGACCCGTCGGCCAGGTACCCCGTGGTCGAGGAGATCTACCCCGGTCCGCAGATCTCCACGGCGCCGCTGCGCTTCCCGTTGTCCGGCGGCGTCCTGACGGGAGAGCGCAACGCCGCGGGCTTCGCCGCGCTCGGCTTCGTCGTCGTGGCGGTCGACGGCCGAGGGTCCGCGCTGCGCGGCCAGGCGTTCCAGGACGCCGCGCGGCTCGGCGACGACGGCTACGTCCACGACCACGTCGCGGCGATCCAGCAACTCGCCCGGACCCGTCCGTGGATGGACCTGGACCGGGTGGGCATCTTCGGGCACTCGGCCGGCGGCTACGCCTCGACCAGGTGCATGCTCCGGGCGCCGGAGTTCTACCAGGTCGCGGTGTCCTCGGCCGGGAACCACGACAACCGGCTCAACCACGCCTGGTGGGGCGAGAAGTTCTTCGGCCTCGAGGACGACTTCGACTTCGCCGGCCAGGCCAACGAGACCCATGCCGGGCAGCTGGCCGGCAAGCTGCTGCTGGTGCACGGCGAGATGGACGACAACGCCACGCCGCACGGCACGATGCGGCTGGTCGACGCCCTGATCAAGGCGAACAAGGACTTCGACCTGCTGATCGTCCCCAACGCCGACCACCGCCTGATGATCGGCACCGCGTACTGGCTGCGGCGCCGCTGGGACTTCTTCGTCCAGCACCTGATGGGCGCGGCGCCGCCCACGTACCGGATCGCCGACATCCCCGCCGACCCCGAGCTGCTCGCTTCGTACGGAGGCTGA